A region of Pyxidicoccus parkwaysis DNA encodes the following proteins:
- a CDS encoding CHAT domain-containing protein: protein MLKPAYDKVLVLALATPVLVLTVLLARSPSRGEGGGVSPQFWAERRAAARIEARLTHPEADKYRPRVSSGGCPVPPEPIPLRELARLEEAGDWGGIAAAYALQGEWNQAASFLERMPASPNRDSDLAAVHLARGAHEQALRLLDGVLDSNQKHAQALWNRALVLQEMGLTMKAAETYEKVAGLNEQGWGREAHAHALALREETLERARKWKGARDATLALLTNAQAPLPLEEARQQPGVVRQNFYEVVRAADSKERALALLPLAQELDRLQGGSALGDYVRRVAARDFVRRGPLAKGYAELLRAQAPAPDSMLETLRTSSEDDLFVGALLRTRGAALGLVQDAVERGKRQQDPWFNPYLEREQARKETADGEWWKAEQRLFTALQRCREGAFSAGCVELELRLGILYAELRRLTEAEQHARTAWTWARQLREWELELTSLEILTHISRDRSDFSSARAYVEEWSARGGRKNTCYWPQSHLAHIYYQDMRPEEARRALDAAAACPVAPLDLVYGATFAEMARARPAPGDAEQLRRVLSIARSSNPMPGDAVYARYIEGRFALDREHEQGQALLKKVIEDAEKLEHGDTLARESWTLSYSSLVTDAGRQGDYAKVLELMAAQLGTSVPARCALAVSVHHERGVVVARGPKGEVVGHYDGSRDAPFSRSPTSKLVPENLRQALRGCERVEVLAWAPVFGRTDLLPPDMAWSFRMGKTAQPRNASGGRRLVVSSVEAPSLLQLPRLPAWTPSSEPESTPLELLSGSEATPSRVLSSMSDATEIEIHAHGISDPALADSSLVVLSPEGNGRYALTADVVRKQKLAGAPLVYLAACSAGRLASSTTHEPFSLPAAFIDAGARAVLASTVDIPDAAGRFFDGVRQRIRTGAPPAVALRDERQKWLARDSRNSWTQYVLLVERSE from the coding sequence ATGTTGAAGCCGGCGTACGACAAGGTCTTGGTCCTGGCGCTGGCGACGCCCGTGCTCGTGCTCACCGTGCTGCTCGCGCGGAGCCCCTCCAGGGGAGAGGGCGGAGGCGTCTCGCCGCAGTTCTGGGCCGAGCGCCGCGCCGCGGCCCGCATCGAAGCCCGCCTCACCCACCCCGAAGCAGACAAGTACCGGCCCCGTGTCTCGTCCGGTGGCTGTCCGGTGCCCCCGGAGCCCATCCCCTTGAGGGAGCTGGCCCGCCTGGAGGAGGCGGGGGACTGGGGCGGCATCGCCGCGGCCTATGCCCTCCAGGGCGAGTGGAACCAGGCCGCCTCCTTCCTGGAGCGCATGCCGGCCTCGCCCAACCGGGACAGCGATTTGGCGGCCGTCCACCTCGCCCGGGGAGCACACGAGCAGGCGCTGCGGCTGTTGGACGGGGTGCTCGACTCCAACCAGAAGCACGCGCAGGCGCTTTGGAACCGAGCGCTGGTGCTCCAGGAGATGGGGCTCACCATGAAGGCGGCCGAGACGTACGAGAAGGTCGCCGGGCTGAACGAGCAGGGCTGGGGCCGCGAGGCGCATGCCCATGCGCTGGCGCTCCGTGAGGAGACGCTGGAGCGCGCCCGGAAGTGGAAGGGCGCCCGCGACGCCACCCTCGCGCTGCTGACGAATGCCCAGGCTCCGCTGCCGCTGGAGGAGGCCCGTCAGCAGCCGGGCGTCGTGCGGCAGAACTTCTACGAGGTGGTCCGCGCGGCGGACTCGAAGGAGCGCGCGCTGGCGCTGCTCCCGCTGGCGCAGGAACTGGACCGGCTGCAGGGCGGCTCCGCGCTGGGAGACTACGTGCGCCGCGTGGCGGCCCGGGACTTCGTGCGCCGCGGGCCGCTGGCGAAGGGCTATGCGGAGCTCCTGCGCGCGCAGGCTCCGGCCCCGGACTCCATGCTGGAGACGCTGCGCACCTCCAGCGAGGACGACCTCTTCGTGGGCGCGCTCCTGCGCACCCGCGGCGCGGCGCTGGGGCTCGTGCAGGACGCGGTGGAGCGCGGCAAGCGCCAGCAGGACCCCTGGTTCAATCCCTACCTGGAGCGCGAGCAGGCCCGGAAGGAGACGGCGGACGGCGAGTGGTGGAAGGCCGAGCAGCGCCTCTTCACCGCGCTGCAGCGCTGCCGCGAGGGCGCCTTCTCCGCGGGCTGCGTGGAGCTGGAGCTGCGCCTGGGCATCCTCTACGCGGAGCTGCGGCGTCTCACCGAGGCCGAGCAGCACGCCCGCACCGCCTGGACCTGGGCGCGCCAGCTGCGCGAGTGGGAGCTGGAGCTGACGTCGCTGGAAATCCTGACCCACATCTCCCGCGACAGGAGCGACTTCTCCAGCGCCAGGGCCTACGTCGAGGAGTGGTCCGCTCGAGGCGGGCGGAAGAACACCTGCTACTGGCCGCAGAGCCACCTGGCGCACATCTACTACCAGGACATGCGCCCGGAGGAGGCGCGCCGCGCGCTGGATGCCGCCGCCGCGTGTCCCGTCGCGCCGCTGGACCTGGTGTACGGCGCCACCTTCGCGGAGATGGCCCGCGCCCGCCCGGCGCCGGGTGACGCGGAGCAGCTGCGCCGCGTGCTCTCCATCGCCCGCTCCTCCAACCCGATGCCCGGCGACGCCGTCTATGCGCGCTACATCGAGGGCCGCTTCGCGCTGGACCGTGAGCACGAGCAGGGCCAGGCCCTGCTCAAGAAGGTCATCGAGGACGCGGAGAAGCTGGAGCACGGGGACACGCTGGCGCGCGAGTCGTGGACGCTGAGCTACTCGTCGCTCGTCACCGACGCGGGCCGCCAGGGCGACTACGCGAAGGTGCTGGAGCTGATGGCCGCGCAGTTGGGGACGTCCGTGCCCGCGCGGTGCGCGCTGGCGGTATCGGTGCACCACGAGCGCGGCGTGGTGGTGGCGCGCGGGCCCAAGGGCGAGGTGGTGGGGCACTACGACGGGTCGCGCGACGCGCCCTTCTCCCGCAGCCCCACGTCGAAGCTCGTCCCGGAGAATCTGCGGCAGGCGCTGCGCGGCTGTGAGCGGGTGGAGGTGCTGGCCTGGGCGCCCGTCTTCGGCCGCACGGACCTGCTGCCGCCGGACATGGCCTGGAGCTTCCGGATGGGGAAGACGGCCCAGCCGCGCAACGCGTCCGGCGGGCGCCGGCTCGTCGTCTCCAGCGTGGAGGCGCCCTCGCTGCTGCAGCTGCCCCGGCTGCCCGCGTGGACGCCCTCGTCGGAGCCCGAGTCCACGCCGCTCGAGCTGCTGTCCGGCTCCGAGGCGACGCCCTCGCGCGTGCTGTCGAGCATGTCGGACGCCACCGAAATCGAGATTCACGCGCACGGCATCAGCGACCCCGCGCTGGCGGACTCGTCGCTGGTGGTGCTGTCGCCGGAGGGCAACGGGCGCTACGCGCTCACCGCGGACGTCGTCCGGAAGCAGAAGCTCGCGGGCGCGCCGCTCGTCTACCTCGCGGCGTGCAGCGCGGGACGCCTGGCCTCGTCCACCACGCACGAGCCCTTCAGCCTGCCGGCCGCCTTCATCGACGCGGGCGCGCGCGCGGTGCTCGCCTCCACGGTGGACATCCCGGACGCCGCGGGCCGCTTCTTCGACGGCGTTCGCCAGCGCATCCGCA
- a CDS encoding polysaccharide lyase, with protein MPHLLRHVALLSVLPTLAFAGVAWKGDFETGNTSQWTRSQAVANSRLQVVTDVVREGRYALKATVRQGDDPIGASGNRNELLYISHEKAGSTWFYKWSTMFPKNYPSSDTWQVFTQWHQEGCCGSPPLEFFVRGEEMNMRVGGASGTVLWQAPLDRGQWHDFVLEVKWSSNAKVGYVQLWHGGKLVVPKKYAATMFGSEFNYVKLGLYRDDTIRPEAYVYHDGFTMASSLADVMPPATPTPTPTPTPEPAPTPTPAPEQTPPVVTLPDPGPSTQTPTEEEPEAPTTQTPGTVSQPGLGVLPGDSTGSGSPTDSSGVPGSAPQGCGASATGTGGVPFLAATGLLAAFALFGRRRRQAHAAARASKR; from the coding sequence TTGCCGCATCTCCTTCGCCATGTCGCCCTGCTGTCTGTTCTGCCGACGCTCGCCTTCGCGGGCGTCGCGTGGAAGGGCGACTTCGAAACGGGCAACACCTCGCAGTGGACGCGCTCCCAGGCCGTCGCCAATAGCCGCCTCCAGGTCGTCACCGATGTCGTGCGGGAGGGCCGCTACGCGTTGAAGGCCACCGTCCGCCAGGGGGATGACCCCATCGGCGCCAGCGGCAACCGCAATGAATTGCTCTACATCAGCCACGAGAAGGCTGGCTCCACGTGGTTCTACAAGTGGAGCACGATGTTCCCGAAGAACTACCCCAGCTCCGACACGTGGCAGGTCTTCACCCAGTGGCACCAGGAAGGCTGCTGCGGCTCACCGCCGCTGGAGTTCTTCGTACGCGGAGAAGAGATGAACATGCGCGTGGGCGGCGCCTCCGGCACCGTCCTCTGGCAGGCCCCGCTGGACCGCGGCCAGTGGCATGACTTCGTGCTGGAGGTGAAGTGGTCCTCCAACGCCAAGGTCGGCTACGTGCAGCTGTGGCACGGCGGAAAGCTGGTGGTGCCGAAGAAGTACGCGGCCACGATGTTCGGCAGCGAGTTCAACTACGTGAAGCTCGGCCTGTACCGCGACGACACCATCCGCCCGGAGGCGTACGTCTACCACGACGGCTTCACCATGGCCTCCAGCCTGGCGGACGTGATGCCCCCGGCGACGCCCACTCCGACGCCGACGCCCACGCCGGAGCCCGCTCCGACGCCCACGCCCGCGCCGGAGCAGACGCCGCCGGTGGTGACGCTGCCGGACCCGGGCCCCTCGACGCAGACGCCGACGGAGGAGGAGCCCGAGGCGCCCACGACGCAGACGCCCGGCACCGTCTCCCAGCCCGGCCTGGGTGTGCTGCCCGGGGACTCCACGGGCAGCGGCTCGCCCACGGACAGCTCCGGTGTGCCCGGCAGCGCGCCCCAGGGGTGCGGGGCCTCGGCCACCGGGACGGGCGGCGTGCCCTTCCTGGCGGCCACCGGCCTGCTCGCCGCGTTCGCCCTGTTCGGCCGCCGGCGCCGGCAGGCCCATGCCGCGGCCCGCGCCTCGAAGCGCTAG
- a CDS encoding VOC family protein, which translates to MATQIFVNLPVQSLSRSVEFFKQLGYTFNAQFTDQNATCMVISENIYAMLLVKDYFKTFVTREVADTTKTVGAIIALSAESRAAVDTLVDKALKAGATKTKDPQDYGFMYGRSFQDLDGHHWEIMWMDPKHVQQQQ; encoded by the coding sequence ATGGCGACCCAGATTTTCGTGAACCTTCCCGTGCAGTCCCTCAGCCGCTCCGTCGAGTTCTTCAAGCAGCTGGGCTACACGTTCAATGCCCAGTTCACCGACCAGAACGCCACCTGCATGGTCATCAGCGAGAACATCTACGCGATGCTGCTGGTGAAGGACTACTTCAAGACCTTCGTGACCAGGGAAGTCGCGGACACCACCAAGACGGTGGGCGCCATCATCGCCCTCTCCGCCGAGAGCCGGGCGGCCGTGGACACGCTCGTGGACAAGGCCCTCAAGGCCGGCGCCACGAAGACGAAGGACCCGCAGGACTACGGCTTCATGTACGGCCGCAGCTTCCAGGACCTGGACGGCCACCACTGGGAAATCATGTGGATGGACCCCAAGCACGTCCAGCAGCAGCAGTAG
- a CDS encoding DHA2 family efflux MFS transporter permease subunit, with product MQSDHITGSKAGITIAAMAAALMSVLDISIVNVALSDIRASFGTPLDQIAWVSTGYMMANVVVIPMTGWLQRRFGYRRYFTASILMFTAASVLCGLSWNLPSLVVFRILQGVGGGAIIPTSQAILFARYPREEHGMAGALFGLGAVTGPLLGPTVGGLLIEAASWHWIFLINLPVGLFAAWMAWRHIDQPNFAPTNDKVDRYGIGLLAVGMASLQFVLEEGNREDWFDSKKITLLAVVAGVSLITFIVHELETPQPVVDLRVFANRSYSAATGINFIVGTALFAGSFLFSLYCGTVMRYSALDIGLIFLKGSAIQLLLMPLIGRFGGKIDGRVLVGLGIIGMCFSLWTNGHLSSTADEATLITPVFIRACSLGMVFVPLSVMALSDLRPEQRGNAAGLYNLTRELGGSIGTAWMSSALNRTTKVNFTALTSHVDAYSQVAQEQLGAIRAAVGTRVADPLGAAYGILSQRINGQALVRAFNANFTVLTAIFALSLVLVFMMKKPAPGVKVEGAH from the coding sequence GTGCAGAGTGACCACATCACCGGCTCCAAGGCCGGTATCACCATCGCCGCGATGGCCGCGGCGCTGATGTCCGTGCTGGACATCTCCATCGTCAACGTGGCGCTCAGCGACATCCGCGCCAGCTTTGGCACGCCGTTGGACCAGATTGCGTGGGTCTCCACCGGCTACATGATGGCGAACGTGGTGGTCATCCCGATGACGGGCTGGCTGCAGCGTCGCTTCGGCTACCGGCGCTACTTCACCGCGTCCATCCTGATGTTCACCGCGGCCAGCGTGCTGTGCGGCCTGTCGTGGAACCTGCCGTCGCTCGTCGTCTTCCGCATCCTCCAGGGCGTGGGCGGCGGCGCCATCATCCCCACCTCGCAGGCCATCCTCTTCGCGCGCTATCCGCGCGAGGAGCACGGCATGGCGGGCGCGCTCTTCGGCCTCGGCGCCGTGACGGGCCCGCTGCTCGGGCCCACGGTGGGCGGCCTGCTCATCGAGGCGGCGAGCTGGCACTGGATTTTCCTCATCAACCTGCCGGTGGGCCTCTTCGCGGCGTGGATGGCGTGGCGCCACATCGACCAGCCGAACTTCGCGCCCACCAACGACAAGGTGGACCGCTACGGCATCGGCCTCCTGGCGGTGGGCATGGCCTCGCTCCAGTTCGTGCTGGAGGAGGGCAACCGCGAGGACTGGTTCGACAGCAAGAAAATCACGCTGCTCGCGGTGGTGGCGGGCGTGTCGCTCATCACCTTCATCGTCCACGAACTGGAGACACCCCAGCCGGTGGTGGACCTACGCGTGTTCGCCAACCGCTCGTACTCGGCGGCCACGGGCATCAACTTCATCGTCGGCACGGCGCTGTTCGCGGGCTCGTTCCTCTTCAGCCTCTACTGCGGAACGGTGATGCGCTACTCGGCGCTCGACATCGGTCTCATCTTCCTGAAGGGCAGCGCCATCCAGTTGTTGCTGATGCCGCTCATCGGCCGCTTCGGCGGGAAGATAGATGGGCGGGTGCTGGTGGGCCTGGGCATCATCGGCATGTGCTTCTCGCTGTGGACCAACGGCCACCTGTCCAGCACGGCGGACGAGGCCACGCTGATAACGCCGGTGTTCATCCGCGCCTGCTCGCTGGGCATGGTCTTCGTGCCGCTGTCGGTGATGGCGCTCAGTGACCTACGTCCGGAGCAGCGCGGCAACGCGGCGGGCCTCTACAACCTGACGCGTGAGTTGGGCGGCTCCATTGGCACGGCGTGGATGAGCAGCGCGCTCAACCGCACGACGAAGGTGAACTTCACCGCGCTGACGTCGCACGTGGACGCGTACAGCCAGGTGGCGCAGGAGCAGCTGGGGGCGATTCGTGCCGCGGTGGGCACGCGCGTGGCAGACCCGCTGGGCGCCGCCTACGGCATCCTCAGCCAGCGCATCAACGGCCAGGCCCTGGTGCGCGCGTTCAACGCCAACTTCACGGTGCTGACGGCCATCTTCGCCCTGTCGCTGGTGCTGGTGTTCATGATGAAGAAGCCCGCCCCCGGCGTGAAGGTGGAAGGCGCGCACTGA
- a CDS encoding HlyD family secretion protein, whose product MSTQTAKLDNDIPNIDAGPKAVANPAPRSSRAKKVLPALLAVALVGGGVSYALTYGHESTDDAQVEGRIANVAPRISGQVAKVLVADNQAVKAGDVLVELDATDLNAKLDVARADVLSAEAQLSSAQSQLALTETNAGANLRQARGGVVQASSGISSSKAALDQARGDVSAAEARFKLAESDLNRIKTLKNEGAVTQADLDARQAGYDQAKAALDVARARLTSTEAGVQGSSGGLEAAQGKLAAAETVQVQVQAAQAAVKLGEAKLKQAQAALKLAELNVAYTQVRAPVSGVVSRRTVEVGHVVDPSRPLMALVPQDDIWVVANFKEDQVGEMKPGQEVEVSVDAFGGREFKGHVDSLAGASGARFALLPPDNASGNFVKVVQRIPVLIRFDGDLKDAGLRPGMSAEVKVNTRSR is encoded by the coding sequence GCCCCAAGGCGGTGGCGAATCCCGCTCCGCGCTCGTCGCGCGCGAAGAAGGTGCTGCCGGCGCTCTTGGCCGTGGCCCTCGTGGGCGGCGGCGTGAGCTACGCGCTGACGTACGGCCACGAGTCCACCGACGACGCCCAGGTGGAGGGCCGCATCGCCAACGTGGCGCCCCGCATCTCCGGCCAGGTGGCGAAGGTGCTGGTGGCGGACAACCAGGCGGTGAAGGCCGGTGACGTGCTGGTGGAGCTGGACGCCACGGACCTCAACGCCAAGCTGGACGTGGCGCGCGCGGACGTGCTGAGCGCGGAGGCGCAGCTGTCCAGCGCCCAGTCGCAGCTGGCCCTCACGGAGACCAACGCCGGCGCCAACCTGCGCCAGGCGCGCGGCGGCGTGGTGCAGGCCTCCAGCGGCATCAGCTCGTCCAAGGCGGCGCTGGACCAGGCGCGCGGAGACGTGAGCGCCGCCGAGGCCCGCTTCAAGCTGGCCGAGTCCGACCTCAACCGCATCAAGACGCTGAAGAACGAGGGCGCCGTCACCCAGGCGGACCTGGACGCGCGGCAGGCTGGCTATGACCAGGCGAAGGCCGCGCTGGACGTGGCGCGCGCGCGCCTGACGTCCACCGAGGCTGGGGTGCAGGGCTCGTCCGGTGGCCTCGAGGCCGCGCAGGGCAAGCTGGCCGCGGCCGAGACGGTGCAGGTGCAGGTGCAGGCCGCCCAGGCGGCGGTGAAGCTGGGCGAGGCGAAGCTGAAGCAGGCCCAGGCCGCGCTCAAGCTGGCGGAGCTCAACGTGGCCTACACCCAGGTGCGCGCGCCGGTGTCCGGCGTGGTGAGCCGCCGCACGGTGGAGGTGGGCCATGTGGTGGACCCCTCGCGCCCGCTGATGGCGCTGGTTCCCCAGGATGACATCTGGGTGGTGGCCAACTTCAAGGAGGACCAGGTCGGTGAGATGAAGCCGGGCCAGGAGGTGGAGGTCTCGGTGGACGCCTTCGGCGGCCGCGAGTTCAAGGGCCACGTGGACAGCCTCGCTGGCGCCAGCGGCGCGCGCTTCGCGCTGCTTCCCCCGGACAACGCCTCCGGCAACTTCGTGAAGGTGGTGCAGCGCATCCCCGTGCTCATCCGCTTCGACGGTGACCTGAAGGATGCGGGCCTGCGCCCCGGCATGAGCGCCGAGGTGAAGGTGAATACGAGGAGCCGCTAG